Below is a genomic region from Methanoregula sp..
AGGAGAACCGGGACGTCCTCCTCGCCAGAAACTGCGTGCCGGTCGGCATCAGTGTCGATTCCGTGCCCTGCAAAAAGGCGTGGGCAAAGAGCTTAGCAATACAGAATACCCCGCTGCTCTGCGATTTCTGGCCGCATGGTGCCATTGCCCAGAAGTACGGGCTCTTCCGGGACGAGAACGGCTTTTCCGAGCGGGCGAACGTGATCGTTGATGAAAAACAGAAGGTAATTTTCGTTAAGGTTTACCCGCTGCATTCCGTGCCGGATATCCAGGAGATCATTGCATTCTTACAAAAGTAATGCGAGATAACTGGGAGTACTGAGAGAGAAAAGGGATTTTTTTTAATTATTTCTATCTACTTTCTCTACAATATTTTTCACTCTTTTTTTTACAGATGGATGAGTTAATGCAGATAACCATGAATGTGGCATTTGCTCCAAGGTTTTCTCTAAAATTTTTGAGGGTTTTGAAATATTATATTTATCTCGAAGCACTATTGATGCAAATTTATCACTTTCATATTCGTCCATCAAAACGAACAACCAACCTGAAAAGAGTGTCAGAATAATAGAACCTATGAGTTTCAAGTGTTGATCTAAGTTGGTAAAAAAAATTGATAAAATCACAATAAAGAGAAGAGTTAAAAAAAGAAGTGTTCGATATTGTAATCTAATATGTCCTTCTTCATGGAGAAGGCTGATTCTTATAAAATTTTCATCTAACACATTCATTTTAGGATTGTAATGAATTGTACAAAGACCTGCATGAAAGTAATCCCATTTTTCAGAGGCTTCAATTTTATGCGAACCGGCGATACCATCGATTTTCACTAACTCATTGAAAATTCGTTCACATGAACCCTCACTGGATTTCATATGCTTATAATAAAAAATAGATGATATAAAATTAATCGATCATATATTTGTTTTCACAAAAATAGAATCAAATAAGATTAGTAAGAACGTGGGATCGCATCCCTCACCCGATATAACTTAGCTCTTCATCTTTCTGCATCTTCTCGCCTTCAACAAGACCCTCGATGACCTTCTCCATCTCGGTAGCCCGGTCATTGAGTTTTGTGGGGTCGACAGGGACATCGATCAGTTTCGAGAGCACGCCCAGCACGTTTGCCGCACTCATCGGGTCAACGAGATACCCGCTCGTCTCGCCCATCAGGCAGACTGCATCGATACCCCGCTGGGCAGAGAGCCCGAGCATAAGGCCGGCAGCCCCGATAATCCCGCCTCCGGGTTCATCCCGGTTGAACGTGACACCGGCTTCTTCAAGTTCCGGGCGGAGTTCCGCACGGTTGACAGCACCCAGGACCCGGGGCTCGTTCACGAGATGCCCGACCCCAAAACCCCCGAGCGTGTAGATGCGTTTTACCTTGAGCGTTTCAGCAATATCGCAGTACTGGTCGGCAAGGATATAGTGCCCTTCGTTTGACGTGCTCTGGTGATCGCCTACGAGAAAGATAATGTCATGGCCTTCAGATGCATACAGGAAAAGCTCGTTTCTCGCCAGCCGGGCAAGGCCATTTTCGTCAAGAAGCACCTGCGGGGGAAAATAGATCGAGTGAATCTCACCGATCTTCTCGGCCTTGAGCATGTGGATCATGTACTCGGCCACCAGCTTGCCAACCTGACCTATGCCGGGCAGGCCTTCGATAAGGATTGGTTCGACCGGGTGCTTGTCCTTGAAACTCTCAAGATAACTGACCGTGATGTCCTCAATCATGTTTTGCCAGCCTACGGTACTTGCCGTACTTGTCTTCAGGTGAATAACGGGCAGGATGCGCCACAACCGTTGGCTTGCCGCAGGCTGGACAGGTTAAAGAAAGGGTATAGATTTGATCCGCTGGGCAACGCCGGATTCGACCACTCATTGACTCTTCCCGGATTTCGGTTTCTTGATGAGTTTGCCTTCGCCGCCTGCTTTCTCGACGACGACAATCGCAGCATTAGCTGCTTTCTCGATCGCTTTTTCCGCTTTTTTATAGTCCGGAGCAGTTACCTTGATCCGGTAAAGCGGTGCGCCGAGATAAAGAAGTTCGATATCAACACCGGCAATTTTAGGCTCTGCACTTTTTAATGCCTTCTTGATCACCGAGATACCGTCAGAGACCGAACAGGTAAGTTGCAGGTGCCCGGTGACTTCTACCCGGGGCACCTTGACATTCTCCTTAGCCACATGCAGGAGAGCCTCGGAAACCTTCTTTGAAAATCCGAGTTTCTTTACGGTTGTCTCAGGGTCAATTACGAGATCTTCAAAGACCGGATAGAATGACCCGTATTTACCGAAGATCTCATCTTCGATTGTTTTGGCATCTTCACCGGACTGTTCCGCGGCAAACCCAAGCCATTTCTGCGCTTTGGACTCGTTCTTCCACTCGCGGATCTTCTCGCGCCGCTGGTGTTCGTTGACGTCTTTTAAGGAGAGGTCAATGTGACCACGGCTCCGGTCAACATTGAGGACCTTGCAGACGATCTTCTGGCCCTCACGGATGTGGTCACGGATATACTTGATCCAGCCTGTTGCAATTTCAGAGATGGGGATGAGCCCCGGGCGGCCACCATACTCATCCAGCGATACAAACGCTACAAAGTCCTTTACGTTTACTACTGTGCAAACGACAAGTTCTGCTTCCTGGGGCCACTCTCTGTCCTGCATGGGTAGTATCACTTGAGCTCTGAGACGATCTCAGCCTTGATGCTCGCCTTGCCCCCCGATGGGGTTGCAAGGTCGTGCCCGCAGACAACACACTTGACTACCGTGCTTGACTTTTCAAAGACGGTCTGCTCGTTCTCACAGTCAGGACACTTTACCTTGTAAAATTTACTCCGGTTCTCCCGAATCACGCGTACCATTATTGCTCACTCCGTCAGCTCAAACTTTGCGACACGGTAACCCTTGCGCAGGTGTGCCTTTCCACAGGTGACACAGCGGTACCGGACGTTGATCTTCTTCGTCGGCTTGTCGCCGCCGGGCACCTTGGAGAATTTACCCATGTTGCCTACTTTACCCCTGCGTGCTTTCTGGCGGTCGATCCAGTGGAGGCCGGTTGTTTTGCCTTTCTTTACCTTCTCAACCTCATGAATCTGGTGAT
It encodes:
- a CDS encoding redoxin domain-containing protein, translating into MIFQESGYATPLRQGTAMMQNLIPSGNQNTQYGDLMTQAGMAQVGDAARNFSLKDQNDKTFDLYEQAGKRVLLSFHPLAWTEFCAAQMKSLEENRDVLLARNCVPVGISVDSVPCKKAWAKSLAIQNTPLLCDFWPHGAIAQKYGLFRDENGFSERANVIVDEKQKVIFVKVYPLHSVPDIQEIIAFLQK
- a CDS encoding proteasome assembly chaperone family protein; this translates as MIEDITVSYLESFKDKHPVEPILIEGLPGIGQVGKLVAEYMIHMLKAEKIGEIHSIYFPPQVLLDENGLARLARNELFLYASEGHDIIFLVGDHQSTSNEGHYILADQYCDIAETLKVKRIYTLGGFGVGHLVNEPRVLGAVNRAELRPELEEAGVTFNRDEPGGGIIGAAGLMLGLSAQRGIDAVCLMGETSGYLVDPMSAANVLGVLSKLIDVPVDPTKLNDRATEMEKVIEGLVEGEKMQKDEELSYIG
- a CDS encoding RNA-protein complex protein Nop10, with amino-acid sequence MSGRIRRCPADQIYTLSLTCPACGKPTVVAHPARYSPEDKYGKYRRLAKHD
- a CDS encoding translation initiation factor IF-2 subunit alpha; translation: MQDREWPQEAELVVCTVVNVKDFVAFVSLDEYGGRPGLIPISEIATGWIKYIRDHIREGQKIVCKVLNVDRSRGHIDLSLKDVNEHQRREKIREWKNESKAQKWLGFAAEQSGEDAKTIEDEIFGKYGSFYPVFEDLVIDPETTVKKLGFSKKVSEALLHVAKENVKVPRVEVTGHLQLTCSVSDGISVIKKALKSAEPKIAGVDIELLYLGAPLYRIKVTAPDYKKAEKAIEKAANAAIVVVEKAGGEGKLIKKPKSGKSQ
- a CDS encoding 30S ribosomal protein S27e yields the protein MVRVIRENRSKFYKVKCPDCENEQTVFEKSSTVVKCVVCGHDLATPSGGKASIKAEIVSELK
- a CDS encoding 50S ribosomal protein L44e, which translates into the protein MKMPAKFNTYCPFCRNHQIHEVEKVKKGKTTGLHWIDRQKARRGKVGNMGKFSKVPGGDKPTKKINVRYRCVTCGKAHLRKGYRVAKFELTE